In the Drosophila takahashii strain IR98-3 E-12201 chromosome 3R, DtakHiC1v2, whole genome shotgun sequence genome, one interval contains:
- the LOC108062723 gene encoding uncharacterized protein: MFRRNNAHPVIRQFILRTAVLRYLGKDLRQQYDEFSHLSGHLAKLSLKNDEDEADEFQSILSQLCEVQRLKTAASHRLLKREYNELFTYMMDKSDMWDSPEYFKAKAALGAANHNLRVCSPSKPMD, translated from the coding sequence ATGTTCCGGCGCAACAATGCCCATCCGGTCATACGGCAGTTTATCCTGCGCACCGCCGTGCTCAGATATCTGGGGAAGGATCTACGCCAACAGTACGATGAATTCTCCCATTTGAGCGGGCATCTCGCCAAGCTCAGTCTGAAGAATGACGAGGATGAGGCGGACGAGTTCCAATCGATTCTCTCCCAGCTATGTGAGGTGCAGCGTTTGAAGACGGCCGCTTCGCATCGCCTGCTGAAGCGGGAATACAACGAGCTATTCACCTACATGATGGACAAGAGCGACATGTGGGACAGTCCGGAGTACTTCAAGGCCAAGGCGGCCCTGGGAGCGGCCAATCACAACTTGCGGGTCTGTTCACCCTCGAAACCAATGGACTAA
- the LOC108062861 gene encoding peptide deformylase, mitochondrial encodes MSVPPYRHFTQIGDPVLRQKAEEVSPEEIDSREIDQIIDRMVKVLRHYDCVGVAAPQIGIPQRIIVMEFREGKQEQFKPEIYEERKMSTLPLTVFVNPELEIISSQVNKHPEGCMSVRGYSAQVERYDKVRIRGIGKLGTPSEMELEGWSARIAQHEVDHLNGTIYVDRMDISTFNCNTWDQINAAEGRSAIWFHK; translated from the exons ATGTCCGTTCCGCCATATCGGCACTTCACCCAAATCGGGGATCCTGTGCTCCGTCAAAAGGCCGAGGAAGTTTCCCCGGAGGAAATCGACAGCAGGGAGATCGACCAAATTATTGACCGCATGGTGAAGGTGTTACGTCACTATGAttgcgtgggcgtggcagcgcCCCAAATCGGAATACCTCAGCGTATTATCGTCATGGAGTTCCGAGAGGGCAAGCAGGAGCAATTTAAGCCAGAAATCTACGAGGAACGAAAAATGTCCACTCTTCCTTTGACC GTCTTCGTTAATCCGGAGCTGGAGATAATCAGCAGCCAAGTGAACAAACATCCCGAGGGTTGTATGAGTGTGCGGGGATATTCCGCTCAGGTGGAGCGCTACGACAAGGTTCGGATCCGGGGGATCGGTAAGCTGGGCACTCCGTCGGAAATGGAACTGGAGGGCTGGAGCGCACGGATCGCCCAGCACGAGGTGGATCATCTCAACGGTACCATCTACGTGGATCGCATGGATATCTCGACCTTTAACTGCAACACTTGGGACCAAATCAACGCAGCCGAGGGTCGTTCTGCCATTTGGTTTCATAAGTAG
- the LOC108062739 gene encoding uncharacterized protein translates to MSKRNPQPSPRTSTGQRKPNVQKTTIPPPPPKPPPPAPVPAPAPPPKAATVPPSPPPPKVAPVQPPPTPPQKPTQPRVESPILSPIASSVASRSQRSNISLKRRHLIWVYLLHAILSTCAVIQLVTLRVLKKDFGKLISPTIPSFLWLLLAVACVMILAFVYFANQCPCNCLLAIVIVELMVLFVNSEMWPRVSMSWVAGVLIIVVILSILLYMMGIFLPLKVLPGPVFMIILTLCCLVIVVSIYVIVYLNGNRYMLRYVSMVSLLYAATLILFTITVVHQRRFEYMDRSDNVLQASVLALIFVYMIHVVSTIVRFGQHLVDKV, encoded by the coding sequence ATGAGTAAACGAAATCCACAGCCCTCTCCCCGTACTTCAACGGGCCAACGCAAGCCGAATGTGCAAAAGACGACTATTCCTCCGCCTCCGCCGAAGCCCCCTCCCCCGGCTCCTGTCCCTGCTCCAGCACCACCTCCGAAGGCAGCTACTGTGCCGCCTTCTCCGCCACCACCGAAGGTAGCTCCTGTGCAGCCGCCACCTACACCACCTCAGAAGCCGACGCAGCCTCGAGTAGAATCACCGATTCTGAGCCCGATAGCATCCTCAGTGGCCTCCAGGAGCCAACGATCGAACATCAGCCTGAAGAGGCGTCACCTCATCTGGGTCTACCTGCTGCACGCGATTCTTTCGACCTGCGCGGTCATCCAACTGGTGACCCTGCGAGTCCTCAAAAAGGACTTTGGCAAGCTGATCAGCCCCACGATCCCGAGCTTCCTGTGGCTGCTCCTGGCAGTGGCCTGCGTTATGATCCTGGCCTTTGTGTACTTCGCCAACCAGTGTCCCTGCAACTGCCTGCTGGCCATCGTCATCGTGGAATTGATGGTGCTCTTTGTGAATAGTGAAATGTGGCCGCGTGTCTCGATGTCCTGGGTGGCTGGTGTCCTCATAATCGTCGTGATCTTGAGCATCCTGCTCTACATGATGGGCATCTTTCTGCCGCTGAAGGTGCTGCCGGGTCCCGTTTTCATGATCATCCTCACATTATGCTGTCTAGTGATTGTCGTCTCGATCTACGTCATTGTGTATCTGAATGGCAATCGCTACATGTTGCGTTATGTGTCCATGGTCAGTCTGCTCTACGCGGCCACCCTCATCCTCTTCACCATCACCGTCGTCCATCAGCGGAGGTTCGAGTACATGGACCGATCGGATAACGTCCTGCAGGCCTCCGTCCTGGCCCTGATTTTCGTCTACATGATACATGTGGTCTCCACGATTGTTCGATTCGGCCAGCATCTGGTTGATAaagtataa
- the LOC108062762 gene encoding protein phosphatase 1 regulatory subunit 36-like: MKRVHVDNYAPKYYSGKWSWDAEKDCLHFQAHNDLENARERYITTNGYKFLRTMDQEEELIFRQEYVRSKSNNSDTVVMRDIRDLVLYLMPREFLTYMFVEFMHEPPVHSVLHALVLYFEYYLRLVEFVLVRRDELASQVQSEQTIDMKRTFSVYLSQYRMLVARNYCEIIKGKGLMAKYYHMKEISNISATIRDKYFHEQFLAVAIQIVWICMHRRAYYIIEMEMNRLFRSEHFISARPEYLNFTEAERSLLYGRNSKNLNYRVQISPLVQELEYVAPEDLPILWIGRRKYRGTDARIAQLEMEYIVPGSQLHLIDVSHGILGHPKKLYNTLLNLDWPAVRYSNFSEQFDPYHIIRRPHLEIPQIGELKMRQMNETYEHFYKFSRVFEPVTHHQVCKWVKRDINIAFYRSGGLLTNVVSRCEKELASTSEGPRIDKIIAHYFKIMSKIRKADVDNTPRISEVSTDKWLPRNDGSAEKTTYKQGKKL; encoded by the coding sequence ATGAAGCGCGTCCATGTGGATAACTACGCCCCAAAATACTACAGCGGCAAATGGTCGTGGGATGCGGAGAAAGACTGCCTCCACTTCCAGGCACACAACGATCTCGAGAACGCTCGGGAGCGCTACATAACCACCAATGGCTACAAGTTTCTACGCACCATGgaccaggaggaggagctcaTTTTCCGACAGGAGTATGTGCGATCGaagagcaacaacagcgacaCTGTGGTGATGCGGGATATTAGAGATTTGGTTCTCTACCTGATGCCCCGAGAATTTTTAACCTACATGTTCGTTGAGTTCATGCACGAACCTCCGGTGCACTCCGTGCTCCACGCCCTGGTACTATACTTCGAGTACTATTTACGCCTGGTGGAGTTTGTGCTGGTTCGCCGTGATGAACTGGCGAGCCAAGTTCAGAGCGAGCAGACCATCGATATGAAACGGACCTTTTCCGTTTACCTGAGCCAGTACCGCATGTTGGTGGCCAGAAACTACTGTGAGATCATCAAGGGCAAGGGCCTGATGGCCAAGTACTATCACATGAAGGAGATTTCCAATATTTCGGCCACTATTCGCGATAAGTACTTCCATGAGCAGTTCTTGGCCGTGGCCATCCAAATCGTATGGATCTGCATGCATCGCAGGGCCTACTACATCATCGAGATGGAGATGAATCGCCTGTTCCGCTCGGAGCACTTTATTTCCGCCCGTCCTGAGTACCTCAACTTCACGGAGGCGGAGCGCAGTCTTCTCTACGGCCGAAAtagtaagaaccttaactatCGCGTTCAGATCTCTCCGCTGGTCCAGGAATTGGAGTACGTTGCCCCGGAGGACTTGCCCATCCTGTGGATAGGAAGGCGCAAGTACAGAGGCACCGATGCTCGCATCGCCCAGCTTGAGATGGAATACATTGTGCCCGGATCACAGCTCCACTTGATCGATGTATCCCATGGCATCTTGGGGCACCCGAAAAAGCTCTATAACACCCTTCTGAATCTCGACTGGCCAGCTGTGCGTTATTCAAACTTTTCTGAGCAGTTCGACCCGTACCACATTATCAGACGACCTCACTTGGAAATTCCCCAGATAGGTGAACTTAAAATGCGACAGATGAACGAGACCTATGAGCACTTCTACAAGTTTAGTAGAGTTTTTGAGCCGGTCACCCATCATCAAGTTTgcaagtgggtcaaacgggACATCAACATTGCGTTCTATCGGTCAGGAGGTCTGCTCACAAATGTGGTATCGCGATGTGAAAAGGAGTTGGCCAGCACATCTGAAGGACCGAGGATCGACAAGATCATTGCCCATTACTTCAAGATAATGTCAAAGATACGAAAGGCAGATGTTGATAATACGCCTCGTATCAGCGAGGTGAGCACTGACAAATGGCTGCCAAGAAATGACGGTTCTGCGGAGAAAACGACTTATAAACAGGGTAAGAAGTTGTAA
- the LOC108062722 gene encoding peptide deformylase, mitochondrial, translating to MLLKQRIKLCQRILDHRRFLGTSPPASQSFRKWYQQLWTTQRTNLPPYDHFTQIGDPVLRQQAALVPKEHIESPEIEAIVEQMVKVLRKFDCVGIAAPQIGVSLRIIAMEFKGRIRKELPEAVYQSRQMSELPLTVFINPVLTVTNYSKLKHPEGCMSVRGYSAEVERFEGVKLTGVNQLGTQSELELSGWNARIAQHEMDHLEGKLYTDHMDRSTFACTCWEAVNTKSGRVEIPFYK from the exons atgcTGCTGAAACAACGGATAAAACTATGCCAAAGGATTCTGGATCACCGCCGCTTCCTGGGAACAAGTCCTCCTGCGAGTCAGTCCTTCAGGAAGTGGTACCAACAACTGTGGACCACGCAGCGCACCAATCTGCCGCCCTACGACCACTTCACCCAGATTGGAGACCCCGTGCTGAGGCAACAGGCGGCTTTGGTGCCCAAGGAACACATCGAAAGCCCCGAGATCGAGGCCATCGTGGAGCAGATGGTCAAGGTGCTGAGGAAGTTCGACTGCGTGGGCATTGCGGCGCCCCAGATTggagtttccctcaggatcaTAGCCATGGAGTTTAAGGGGCGAATCCGAAAGGAGCTGCCCGAGGCGGTTTACCAATCCAGACAAATGTCGGAGTTGCCTTTGACT GTTTTCATTAATCCCGTGCTGACGGTAACCAACTACTCCAAACTGAAACATCCCGAGGGCTGCATGAGTGTGCGAGGATACTCCGCCGAAGTGGAGCGCTTCGAAGGAGTGAAGCTTACAGGAGTAAACCAACTAGGAACCCAAAGCGAACTAGAACTGAGCGGATGGAATGCCCGGATAGCCCAGCACGAAATGGATCACCTGGAGGGAAAGCTGTACACCGACCACATGGACCGCTCCACCTTTGCGTGCACCTGCTGGGAGGCGGTCAACACGAAATCCGGACGCGTGGAGATACCTTTCTACAAGTAG
- the LOC108062860 gene encoding protein phosphatase 1 regulatory subunit 36, whose protein sequence is MKRVHVDNYTPKYYSGKWSWSAEKDCLEFEPHNDLEDARERYITTNGYKFLRTIDQEEELIFRQAYVRDPGTYDFDTLVINDVRDLVLFLMPSEFLTYRFVEFMHRPAVHRLIHALIIYFEYFLRMVEFVLVRRDELADQIQSDQTIEMKKIFSIYLSQYRLLVARNYSVILKGEGDMANYYHLKEIVNISDTSRDRIFHEQFLAVTTQIVWISMHRRAYNVIEMEMNRLFRSDHFVMTRPEYLSFTPAERSLLYGRNNKLVNYRTQVSPLIQELEHVAEEDMPILWIGERKYRGTDVRIVEMELEYIVPGPQLRMIDVAHGILGHPKALYNTILDLDWPTVRYSNFSLGYDPYHIMRQPHLDIPRIDALKVRNMSEHYEHFYKVYRIYEPHSLQILNKWLKRDKLVQFYRSGGLLLTNVVSRCEKELADKVPVTKVDQVISNYFKVKSRLRKGSPYEADNISITSSRFGGFMSPRQKRAVAQEYYFE, encoded by the coding sequence ATGAAGAGGGTCCACGTGGACAACTACACTCCGAAGTATTATAGTGGCAAGTGGTCCTGGAGTGCGGAGAAGGACTGTCTGGAATTCGAGCCCCACAACGATCTCGAGGACGCCAGGGAGCGCTATATCACCACCAATGGCTACAAGTTTCTGCGCACCATCgaccaggaggaggagctcaTTTTCCGGCAGGCTTATGTCCGGGATCCTGGCACCTATGACTTTGACACGCTGGTAATCAACGATGTTCGCGATTTGGTTCTCTTCCTGATGCCCAGCGAATTCCTGACCTACCGCTTCGTGGAGTTCATGCACCGCCCGGCGGTCCATCGGCTCATCCACGCCCTGATCATCTACTTCGAGTACTTCCTGCGGATGGTGGAGTTCGTCCTGGTGCGACGCGACGAGCTGGCCGATCAGATCCAGAGCGATCAGACCATCGAGATGAAGAAGATCTTCTCCATCTACCTCAGCCAGTACCGCCTGCTGGTGGCCCGCAACTACAGTGTGATTCTGAAGGGCGAGGGCGACATGGCCAACTACTATCACCTGAAGGAGATTGTCAATATCTCGGACACCAGTCGAGATAGAATCTTCCACGAGCAGTTCCTCGCCGTGACGACCCAGATTGTCTGGATCTCCATGCATCGGCGGGCGTACAATGTCATTGAAATGGAGATGAACCGGCTCTTTCGATCCGATCACTTTGTGATGACCCGTCCGGAGTATCTCAGCTTCACGCCGGCGGAGCGGAGTCTGTTGTACGGGAGGAACAACAAGCTGGTGAACTATCGCACCCAAGTCTCGCCGCTGATCCAGGAGTTGGAGCACGTGGCCGAGGAGGATATGCCGATCCTCTGGATTGGCGAGCGAAAGTATAGGGGCACCGATGTGCGCATTGTCGAAATGGAGCTGGAGTACATTGTTCCGGGGCCTCAGCTGCGGATGATCGATGTGGCCCATGGCATTTTGGGTCATCCAAAGGCTCTGTACAACACCATTTTGGACCTGGACTGGCCCACCGTTCGCTACTCGAACTTCTCGCTGGGCTACGATCCGTATCACATTATGCGCCAGCCGCACCTGGACATTCCCCGGATCGACGCCTTGAAGGTGCGCAATATGAGCGAGCACTACGAGCACTTCTACAAGGTGTACCGCATCTACGAACCGCACAGCCTGCAGATCCTGAACAAGTGGCTCAAGCGGGACAAGCTCGTCCAGTTCTACCGCTCCGGGGGACTGCTGCTCACCAATGTGGTGTCCCGGTGCGAGAAGGAACTGGCCGATAAGGTCCCGGTCACCAAGGTCGATCAGGTCATCTCGAACTACTTCAAGGTCAAGTCCAGACTGCGCAAGGGATCTCCGTACGAGGCGGACAACATCAGCATCACGTCCTCGCGATTCGGCGGCTTTATGTCGCCGCGCCAGAAGAGAGCCGTCGCTCAGGAATACTATTTCGAGTGA
- the LOC108062761 gene encoding protein phosphatase 1 regulatory subunit 36-like, with translation MKRVHVDNYAPKYFSGKWSWDADKDCLHFQAHNDLENARERYITTNGYKFLRTMDQEEELIFRQEYVRPKSNNSDVVVLADIRNLVLYLMPPEFLSYKFIEFMHEREVLHVIHSLIIYFEYYLRLVEFVLIRRDELSGQMGQVQSEQTNDMKRTFSVYLSQYRMLVARNYCLIIGGERNLAKYYHMKPISNISATIHDKYFHEQFLAVAIQIVWICMHRRAYYIIEMEMNRLFRSEHFVSARPEYLNFTEAERSLLYGRNKKNWNYRVQESPLVQELKLVPAEDLPILWIGDRKYRGSDRRIAEMELEYIVPGSQLQLIDISHGILGHPKNLYNTLLYLDWPAVRFSNFSEQYDPYHIIRRPLLEIPKIGELQMRKMSENYEHFYKLSRIYDTCTHYQICHWVKRDINIKFFRSGGLLTNVVSRCEKELASTSTGPRVDLIISNYFKAMSKIRKDKKDFDKDSTSNTPLGSASSRFSVKRSKKGSISAASHRSLSDKFGSNL, from the coding sequence ATGAAGCGCGTCCATGTGGATAACTACGCCCCAAAGTACTTCAGCGGCAAGTGGTCGTGGGATGCGGATAAAGACTGCCTCCACTTCCAGGCGCACAACGATCTCGAGAACGCTCGGGAGCGCTACATAACCACCAACGGATACAAGTTCCTACGCACCATGgaccaggaggaggagctcaTCTTTCGGCAGGAATATGTGCGACCGAAAAGCAATAACAGCGACGTTGTGGTGCTGGCAGATATCAGAAATTTGGTACTCTACTTGATGCCACCAGAATTTCTGTCCTACAAGTTTATTGAATTCATGCACGAGCGGGAGGTGCTCCACGTTATCCACTCCCTGATCATATACTTCGAGTACTACCTACGCCTTGTGGAGTTTGTGCTCATTCGTCGCGATGAACTCTCTGGTCAGATGGGCCAAGTCCAGAGCGAGCAGACCAATGATATGAAGCGAACCTTCTCCGTTTACCTCAGCCAGTACCGCATGCTCGTGGCCCGCAACTACTGCCTCATCATCGGCGGCGAGCGCAATTTGGCCAAGTACTATCACATGAAGCCGATCTCGAATATCTCAGCCACGATCCACGATAAGTACTTCCATGAGCAGTTCTTGGCTGTGGCCATCCAAATAGTCTGGATCTGCATGCATCGCAGGGCCTATTATATCATCGAAATGGAGATGAATCGCCTGTTCCGCTCGGAGCACTTTGTTTCCGCCCGTCCTGAGTACCTCAACTTCACGGAGGCGGAGCGCAGTCTTCTCTACGGCAGAAACAAGAAGAACTGGAATTACCGCGTTCAGGAATCGCCACTTGTCCAGGAGTTGAAACTCGTTCCGGCCGAGGATCTGCCCATACTGTGGATTGGGGATCGCAAGTACAGGGGCTCCGACAGACGCATTGCCGAGATGGAGCTGGAGTACATTGTGCCCGGATCACAGCTCCAACTGATTGATATTTCCCACGGCATCCTCGGACATCCTAAGAATCTGTACAACACTCTTCTCTACCTTGATTGGCCGGCCGTGCGGTTCTCAAACTTTTCCGAACAGTACGATCCCTACCATATTATCAGGCGACCTCTCCTGGAAATTCCCAAGATAGGTGAACTTCAGATGCGCAAGATGAGCGAGAACTATGAGCACTTCTACAAGCTAAGTCGAATCTATGACACGTGCACCCATTATCAAATTTGTCATTGGGTCAAACGAGATATCAACATTAAGTTCTTTCGCTCGGGAGGTCTGCTTACGAATGTAGTGTCGCGATGTGAAAAGGAGCTGGCAAGCACATCTACGGGCCCAAGGGTTGACCTGATCATATCGAACTACTTTAAGGCCATGTCCAAAATACGCAAAGATAAGAAAGATTTTGATAAGGATAGCACTTCAAACACTCCTCTTGGTAGTGCTTCCTCGCGATTTAGTGTTAAGAGGTCAAAAAAAGGCTCAATATCGGCGGCGTCACACAGATCTCTTTCAGACAAATTCGGATCCAATTTGTAG